In a genomic window of Amphiprion ocellaris isolate individual 3 ecotype Okinawa chromosome 13, ASM2253959v1, whole genome shotgun sequence:
- the dusp1 gene encoding dual specificity protein phosphatase 1, translating to MYLDLTFLSRRSTMVIMEVPTINSASLCGLLEDDVPGVLVLDCRSFLSFNSSHISGSTNVRFSTIVRRRARGGLGLEHIVPNEDTRTRLLSGDYQSVVLLDDRSLDLSQVKKDGTLMLALTALCRDPCGARVFILKGGFDTFSTDYPEMCTKPSPPQGLSLPLSSSHPESADPNCSPCNTPLYDQGGPVEILPFLYLGSAYHASRKDMLDMLGITALINVSANCPNHFEDSFLYKSIPVEDNHKADISSWFNEAIEFIDSVRNKGGRVFVHCQAGISRSATICLAYLMRTNRVKLDEAFEFVKQRRSIISPNFSFMGQLLQFESQVLASSTCSSEAGSPAIGNSSTVFNFPVSIPVHTSASQLSFLHSPITTSPSC from the exons ATGTATTTGGATTTAACTTTTCTTTCCCGCCGCTCTACTATGGTCATAATGGAGGTCCCCACCATCAACTCTGCGTCCCTCTGTGGCCTGCTGGAGGACGACGTCCCGGGCGTCCTGGTGCTGGACTGCcgctccttcctctccttcaaCTCGTCCCACATATCGGGCTCCACCAACGTCCGCTTCAGCACCATAGTCCGCCGGAGAGCCCGGGGCGGCCTGGGGCTGGAGCACATCGTCCCCAACGAGGACACCCGGACCCGGCTCCTGTCCGGGGACTACCAGTCCGTGGTGCTGCTCGACGACCGCAGTTTGGACTTAAGCCAGGTGAAGAAGGACGGGACTCTGATGCTCGCTCTTACAGCCCTGTGCCGCGACCCCTGTGGAGCCCGTGTTTTTATTCTCAAAG GCGGATTtgacacattttccacagactaTCCAGAGATGTGCACTAAGCCCTCCCCTCCACAGGGGCTCAGCTTGCCCCTGAGCTCCAGCCATCCAGAGAGTGCTGACCCAAACTGCAGCCCATGCAATACACCTCTATACGACCAG GGGGGTCCTGTGGAGATCTTACCTTTCCTGTACCTTGGCAGTGCGTACCATGCCTCCAGAAAAGACATGCTGGACATGCTGGGCATCACCGCTCTGATCAACGTCTCTGCCAACTGCCCCAACCATTTTGAGGACTCCTTCCTCTACAAAAGCATCCCCGTCGAGGACAACCACAAAGCAGATATCAGCTCCTGGTTCAACGAGGCGATTGAATTTATCG ACTCAGTGAGAAATAAAGGAGGtcgtgtgtttgtgcattgcCAAGCAGGCATCTCCCGCTCTGCCACCATTTGCCTTGCGTACCTCATGCGGACCAACCGTGTGAAGCTGGATGAGGCCTTTGAGTTTGTCAAGCAGCGTCGCAGCATCATCTCCCCAAACTTCAGCTTCATGGGTCAGCTCCTTCAGTTCGAGTCGCAGGTCCTGGCCTCATCCACGTGCTCCTCAGAAGCAGGCAGTCCAGCTATAGGCAACAGCAGCACAGTATTCAATTTCCCTGTCTCTATCCCCGTTCACACCTCAGCCAGCCAGCTGTCATTCCTCCACAGTCCCATCACCACCTCTCCCAGCTGCTGA